Below is a window of Pseudarthrobacter equi DNA.
ACAGGGCGAAGACCACCGGCACCTGCGCGGAGAGCTCCACGAGCTGCTGGAAGTTCATCTCCGTCACCTCGACCCGCAACTCGGGGCCATTTCCCGGACCGCTTGTCCCACCGGCCGCCGGGGTGCCCGCCGGGGCATCCTGCGACGGCGGTGCCGCTGACGGCGACGGAGCGGCGGGGCGTTGCTTCAGGCTGGAAAGATCGACGGCGCCGCGCAGGTTAAGCAGGTTGGCAGCGGCCGGAGGGACTGGACGGGAAGCAGGCGAACTCATGCTTCCCACTCTAGCCACTGCGGCCGCTGCCGGTGGTACTGCGGTAATGGGACTACTTGGTGCGGGCGGCTACTTGAAGCTGGCGCCCACGAGCCCGCGGGTTGCTGCCACAAGCTTCATGGGATCGGAGGACCCCGCCGGCGGCACGTAGACCGCCACCGACTCGGCGAAGCTCAGGACCATGCCCGTGGTGGTTTCCTTGCCTCCGGCCAGGGCTGCGGCGTCGTCACCAATGGAGAGCTTGTCTCCGGCGGCCTTCGGGGTTCCTTCGAAGCCGAAGTTGATGCGGCCCAGCACCAGTGCGCCGCCATCTTCGGTGCGGAACACCACGGTGCCTTCGGGGGCCACCTTGTGGGTGAAGGAGAAGTTTCCGTTTTCGCCGGCCTTGACCACCTCGGCCTGGTAGGACAGGGTGTCGGCAATGTACGGCGAGGACTCGCCTTCCACGATCTTGTCCTTGAACGCCGAATCGGCATTGCTGAGCCGGTCGGCCAGGCCCGACAGGGCCTCTTCCCCGGTGTACAGCAGGCCGGTCTTGTCTTTAGCCTCCACGGTCTCAGTGCCGTTCCGGCTGATGGCGGGGAACGTGGTGCCCGGCTGGAGCGGAGTGGTCTCCATGAGCTTGTAGTTTTCCCGCGGGGACTTCTGGACGAGGGTCAGCAGCTGGGGAACCACGTTGCCATCACCCTGGGAAACGGCGAGGACCGAGCGCGGCCATCCGCGGTCCGTGGTGACCGCCGTCGTCAGGAGCTTGGTGGAACGGACCGGCATGCGGGCCTCATACGAGCCCACCTGCGAGCGGATCTTGTAGTTCGAGGTACGGACTTCCAGCTCCGTACCGCCCACCCGGTCAGCCAGTTTTGCAGCATCCTTGGCGGCGTCGCCGGCGTCGGCAGCACTGGACACCTGCTCAAGGATGCGGCGGAACTGCACGTCCAGCAGGACGGGGGCGGCGTTTCCACCCTGGGCGGCAGGCGCCGAGGCAGAGCCCGTGGGAGCGGGGGCAGGCGATGTGGCGGCCGTGGCGGCAGTTCCCGTGCCGGCCAGTACCGCAGCGGCCACGCCGGCGGCCGCCATGGTGACCCTGGAGGAGGAGCGGGCCTGCTTGCGTGCACGGGCACGCTGGGCGAATCCGCTGCCCTCGCCGTCGCCGTCACCGTCGCGACGGCGGGCCGAGAGCACGGCGAGGACAATCCCGCCAAGGATGAGCAGCGCGCCGAGGACCATCAGCGGGATGGCCCAGGGGGTGGCGGTGTCGTTGGGAAAGGTCATCGAGACAGTCGCGGGAGCAGCCTTGGTTCCGTCAGCGGCCAGCAGCAACGTCCAGTCGCCGTCCGCCGGAGGCGTCCAGGAGTATTCAAGCTCACCGCTGGCATTCTCCGTGGTGACCCAAAGGTCGGATCCTGCAGGGTTGGGTGCCGTGGCTTCGCCGTCGGTATGTTCAACCTGCAGGGACTTGCCGTCCTCGGACGTTCCCGTGATGGTGTTGTGCGCAGCGGTGCCCACCCATGCCTCAACGTCATCGGGCCGGCCCGCGGCAAGCATGAAGTTGCCGTCGCCCTGGACATCGATCTTGACGGTTCCGCCGTGGAGTGTCCGCAGCTTCTGGTCGAAGACGGTCAACGGGGCAGCCGTAGCGTCGGCCGGCGCGGACGCCGTAAAGGTCTCGGAAGGGGCCCAGATGGTCTTCTGGCCGATACCGGCCAGAAGTGTCAGGAGGCCGAGCAGCACAAGTGCGGCTGCAGTCTTTAAACGCAAGGGAACACCTATCATCAGCGGGGTTTAGCTTCAATAGTAACCATTTTGTTACCACGAGCCCCAGTTCAGGCCCGGTTCATGGCTATCCGGCAGTCCTCGCCAGGAGTCTCTGCGGTGCTCCTCCGCAGGTGTTGACAAGCCTGCTGATAGTGTTTGCGATGATCATCACACCGGCCCGCCAAGGCGGTGCCATGCACGGAACAGGCGCCAAAAACCAGTGACTGACAAGACGGACGAGTCCTCCCAGGCAGCAGGCGATCCAAGGGACGTTGGACCGTCGCCCGCGGTCCCCCAGGGGCCCGGAACTGCCCACCGGAAGGGCGCCGCCGCAGCAGCGCTGGGCTTCCTGGCACGTCGCCTCCGCCAGCCGCTGCCCGGCGCGCAGCCGCGGCTCCGTTTCGAGATGCCCCCGGAATACTCCCAGCAGGACCAAACCACCGAGGACCCCGACGGCGTGACGCGCCCCCAGTTCGGCGCCCCCGGACCACGGATGTCCCCGCAACATCCGCTCTACATGGGCTTCATGGGAACCGTCGGCGTCGGGGTGGCGCTGCTGGTCTACTGGATTGGATCACACACCACCCAGTTGCTCCTGTGGATCGTTGCGGCGCTCTTCATCGCGCTGGGCCTCGAGCCCGTGGTGAAGTGGCTCGAGAACCGGAAGATCCCCCGGCCGGCCGGAATCCTGATGTCAGTCTCCGTGCTGATCGTCGCCGTAGTGGGCTTCTTTGCCACCCTGATCCCAACGATCGTCCAGCAGGTCACCGAGATAGTGCAGCAGGCGCCCACGTGGGTGCGGGATTTCATGAACTCGGACCTTTTCCGCACCCTTGACGACCAGTTCGGTGTCCGCGACCGCATCGCCGATGAGTTGAACAAGTTCGTCAACGATCCCAACGCCGTGGGCGGAATCGCCGGCGGCGTCGTGGGGTTCGGCTCCACGGTGGCCAATGGCCTGTTCGGTGCCCTGATCGTCCTGGTGCTCAGCCTCTACTTCCTTGCTGCCCTGCCGGCAATGAAGAAGTGGGGTTACCGGCTGGCCCCGCGTTCCCGCCGGCACCGGGTGGAGGCGTTGTCGGATGCCATCACCAAGTCCGTGGGCAACTACGTGATCGGCCAGGCCTGCGTTGCCCTGCTCAATGCCACCTTCGCCTTCATCGTGATGTCGATTGTGGGCATTCCGTTCGCCCTGCTGCTCGCGTTCGTGGTGGCACTGCTTGCCTTTATCCCGCTGGTGGGTGCCATGATCGCCGGCGTTGTCGTAGTCCTCATCGCCCTGACCGTGGGCTGGCAGACGGCCGCCATCTACGCCATCTGCTACTTTGCCTACCTCCAGTTCGAGGCCTACTTCATCTCGCCACGCATCATGCAGAAGGCCGTGGCCGTTCCCGGTGCCGTCGCCGTCATTTCCGTGATCGCCGGCGGCAGCCTGCTGGGGGTCCTGGGCGCCCTTATCGCGATTCCCACGGCGGCTGCCATCCTGTTGCTGATCAAGGAGATCTATATCGTCCGGCAGGACCAGCACTAGCCCGGCAACCGCGGGGATGCCCGCTTCGGGGACGGGTCAGGAGGCGGCAGTCGCCGTGGGCCCGTCCCACTCGGTCGGCAGTGCAGCGGCGTTCCCGTCCGTTGCGGACACCCGCCCCACAATCTCGTTCAGGACCCGCGCGGCGTACTTCTCGCCCACCCACAGATGCTTTGCGCCGTCCACGCCCAGCACGTGCGCTTGGGGAACCAGGCTGAAGCGGGCTGCGGCCTCGGCGGGCTGGAGGAAGTCATCGTGCTCCGGCACCAGGACCGTCAGCGGTTTGCCCGACTCCGCCCACAGCTGCAGGTGCTTGTCCGTGGCCCGGTGCAGCGGCGGGGACAGCAGGACAGCACCCTCCACCTGCGATGCCACAGGTTCGGTGGCACCGTACATCAGTGCCAGTTCCGTGCCGAAGGACCAGCCCACCAGCCACCGGTTGGGCAGCCCGCGTTCGACGGCGAAACGGACCGCCGCTTCCACGTCGTGGCGTTCCCCCACGCCTTCCTCGAACGCACCCGTGCTGGTGCCCCGGGGGGAGCCGGTGCCGCGCGTGTTGAAACGCAGCACTGCGATGCCGGCCAGCGCCGGCAGCCGGTAGGACGCCTTGCGGTAGACGTGCGAGTCCATGAAGCCGCCGTGCGTAGGAAGCGGGTGCAACGTGATCAGCGTGGCCCGGACCTCGCCGGATTCCGGCAGGGCGAGTTCGCCCACCAGAGTGTGTCCGTCCGCTGTCTGCAGCTCGACGTTCTCGCGCCTGGCCGGCAGGACCGTGGAGGCACGGATGGGAACGGGGCCAGCGGCCTGGCTGAATTCGTACGACGCCGGATCAAAAGTCATGCCTGCCAGCTTAGCGACAGCGGGCGGTCTCCACGGCCCGGGCTCCTCCGCGCCAGCTGTTCAGTGCCGCGTCAGCGGTACCTGTAGCTGCGCGAATTCCAGCAGTTCGTGTGCCAGTGGCGGCGTTCAGCGAGGCCGGCGGCGGCACCGAACAGGTGGTCGTCCTTCCAGACCACCAGGTGTGCCACCCCGGGCAGCACGGCGGTGGAACATTCGGGGCAGATGTAGGTCTTCGCCGCGTTACGCGCTGTCATGCTGCGGACCATCCATTCCCCGTCCGGGGCGCTTTCCCGGCGGGCGATGCCTGCCCGGGCCCGTTCGAGGTCCAGTTCGGGAACGTCACCGTTCCCCTTTTTTCCGGTTCCCCGCCCGGTTGCCGCAGGCTTCCCGGACACGGGACGGCGGGGACGGTTGGAGCGCGGCATGCATCCATTCTGCCCCAGCGGGACGGGGCGCTACTGCAGCCTCTCCGCGAAGAGTGGTGCACTGCCGCCGGCCCCCGTCGTCATTCCCGCTCCGGCACCCGGTAGTGTGTACGGCGTGCGACTTGTGATTGCCCGATGCTCCGTTGATTATGTTGGCCGGCTCAAAGCCCATCTCCCCCTCGCCACCAGGCTCCTGCTGGTCAAGGCGGACGGCTCTGTCCTTGTGCATTCAGACGGTGGCTCGTACAAGCCCCTGAACTGGATGAGTCCGCCGGCCACACTCCGTGTTACGTCACCGGAGGACGTTGACCTGGAGTTGGGAGTCGCGGAGCAATGGACGGTCCAGTCCGCGAAGACGGATGACCGGCTGATCATCAATATCCATGAAAAGCTCAGCGAAACCTCCCACGACCTCGGCGTGGACCCGGGCCTGATCAAGGACGGCGTGGAGGCGGACCTCCAGCGGCTCCTGGCCGACCAGATCGAAACGCTGGGAACAGGCTATTCGCTGATCCGGCGCGAATACTTCACGGCCATCGGTCCGGTGGACATCCTGGCCCGGGACGGCGACGGCGCAACCGTGGCCATCGAACTCAAGCGGCGCGGGGACATCGACGGCGTGGAGCAACTCACCCGCTACCTTGAGCTGTTGAACCGCGATCCCCTGCTGGCACCGGTGCGCGGCATCTTCGCCGCCCAGCAGATCAAACCGCAGGCCAAGGTCCTCGCCAACGACCGCGGGATTGATTGCGTGACCCTCGATTACGACGCAATGCGCGGTGTCGACGACAGCGAATCCCGGCTCTTCTAACGCCGCCTGTCCTTTCGGCATTGGCCAATTGTGTCCCGACAAGGCATGCACCCCGGTTTTTACCTAAAATTTGTCCGATTCCGCCGCCGAAGCGTTGACCTGCGGGAACGGGCATGAAATTCTTAACTCAGTCTTTGTGTAGGTGTTTTTCATGCTCGCAAGACATGTTGCGAGCGCGAAGCTCCTGCAGGGCCAGTTCCTTTTCCGGACGGCTATTCAGGATTCTTCTCGCGGAGTGACCAAGGCCGGTACGAAGTGTGCCGATCTTAAGAAAGTTCCACAATGAGGAGAAATAAATGGCACAGGGAACTGTGAAGTGGTTCAACGCTGAAAAGGGCTTCGGCTTCATTACCCCGGACGACTCCGACGGCGACGTCTTCGTCCACTACTCCGAGATCCAGACCGGCGGCTTCAAGACCCTCGACGAGAACCAGCGCGTTCAGTTCGAAATCGGTCAGGGCGCCAAGGGCCCGCAGGCCACCGGCGTTACGCTCGTCTAGTCTTCGGACAGACTGCTAAGCCTGATTAGCAAAGAATGGTCCCTGGCATAATTGCCGGGGACCATTCTTTTTGCCTGGCGCATTGTTGGGCCAGCCTTAGCCTTTGCGTTATGCGGCCCCGGCCGGGCGATATCCGGCAGCGAACGGCATCCTTATCAGACTAAATTCCGGACCAGCCTGGCGCCCTGGGGCAGGGACAGGCCAGGCAGGTAGGCCCGGGTGAGCGCACGGCCGATGGCCGGCAACTGAAGAGGGTCCTGGTAGTAGAGGTACAACGCCCGGTACTCGGGCTTGAAACGGGACTTGAAGGCCGCCAACGACCGGAATCCATAAACGGGTTCCAGCGCGTGGCCCACCAGGTCAAGGATGCGGACCAGGTTCTTGGCTCCCCCTTGGGCGGTGTCCTCGGCTCCCCCGTCATTCGCCAGCGGTGAACCGGACAGCGAAATCACCTCCACGGAATCCCGCAGTTCCAGGACAGCGGAGGCGATCAGGAATTCCATCACGCCGGGGAAACCGTCGGCGCCCCGGCGCATCACGTCCAGCGTCCGGCTGACGAGGCGGCCGTCGTCGTACACGGGAAGCCAACTGGTGAACCCGTGGACCCTGCCTTCACCGTCGACGGCAAGGCAGCACAGCACCTCATCGTCGTCGAGCTCGTCCACGCTGCCAAGCGTGAAGCCCATTTCCGGTACGGACTTTCCGGCGGCCCATTCCTCGGACACTTCGTTCAACCGGGTGCGCAAGGCTACCGGCAACCCGCTGTACGGACCCCAGACGGCATGCACCCCCAACTTGGCAGCCCGGTTCAGTGCCGTCCGGACGTTCTGCCACTCCTTGCCCTTGAATTCCAGCTCCCGGATGGCCAGCCGGGTTTCCTGGGCCACCGATACCCGGGAGAAGCCGCGCTCACGCAGGGCCGGCCACACCGAGTCGTCGCAGGAATACAGTGCCGGAATCAGCGCCTCGCGCCGGCAATGGGCGAGGAATCCCTCCGTGACGGCCAGCTGGGATCCGGCAGGGCCGATGGCACACCCGAGGGTCAGGGCAACACTGCCGTGCTGCTGGTAGGCCATGGCTCCCTGGCCGTCCGGGCTGAACCAGTATGCGTTCGGTTCCCACAAGGCCATCCAGGACAGCGGGCCGCCGCCCTGGTGGAGCAGCGTCCGCGCCCGTGCCCGGTCCTGCCGGCCGGAGTCGTGCCCGTGGTTTCCGCCCAGCAGCGCCCACCACACGGCTGCCAGCGCAATAAGCCAAAACACGGGCCCGGAATAGGCGAAGAGGACAGCCTCCACCGTGTTCCGGTCTGCGAAGACCCGGTGGAAATGCTGCGGAATCGGCACCGGTACATACTGCCGGGCCAGCTCGGCAAACAGACCCAGCACACCGCCGTCGCGGGACATCCCGCCAGAGGCGAACCATGCGGTGGCATAGGCGGCAGCCAGCACCCCCCAGGAGCCGCCCACCAGCACGGCAAGCGTGCGCCGGGCGGTGGGCAGGGTCTGCACCCGGAATTGCCTCCGGTTCAGCCACAGGATGACGGACAGCAGCAGCGGAACCACCACCAGCGGAAGCACATGGGCAAAGGCGGAGCCCATGGGCGCCGCGTGCGGGCCCTGCGGCCTGGAGGGAACCAGGGCGAACAGTGCAAGGTACACGGCGGCCAGGGCCGTCACAGCCAGCTGGATCGCCAGGGCAATGTTCAAGGCCATCCTGCGTCCCCGGCGCATCCCGTCGGCGCAGATCAGCAGCAGGACCACCGGGACCACTGCCAGTGCCAGGCCGAACGGACCGGCGAAACCTGCCCTGCCCGCTTCAAGGCAGGACGCTTCCACAGTGGCCCCGCAGTTGAACGCCAGTTGGCCCAGCGTGGGCAGCGGATTCAGGACAACGTCCCGAAGCAGCGCCAGCGGCCCGGTGGGTGCCCGGGTGATCCCGGTGAGGATGGGCCCGACGGCGAACACGGCCACCATCAGGGCCAGCAGGTTACGGGCCTCCCGTCCGGTGGAGCGGTGCCGGTGGAGCCTGCCTTCGTCGCCTTGGATCCACCAGCCCACCAGGAGTCCCAGCAGCGCGCCAAGGAGGCCGATCACCGTCTCGGCATGTCCCACGTACAGGACGAGCAGCAGCGAGATCGAAAGTGCCGCCGTCCGCAGGCGCCGCTGCCAGAGCACCGGCAGCCGGGCGCTGCCTGCCATGCCTGCGGCGAGCACCGGGGCGTAGGGGCCGATCAGGATGACGTCGGTCATGGTGTCGAGCCACCCGTCCCCCACATAGGCCGCGAGCTGGGTAACCAGGAGGAACAGCGTGACGGCCGCGAACTGGCCGCCCAGGAACAGTGCAGCGGCACTCCGGAAACCGAGTTTCCGTTCGGCAAGGCCCAGCAGCACAATGATCATCAGCGCGGCCACCACATAGGCAGTGGGGTTGGTGGCGAAGAAGAGGCTGGTGAACAGCGACCACCAGCGCCCCTCACGCAGTCCGGGACCGCTGACGCCGGCAACATCCAGCAGCTGCTCGGACGGACCGGCCAGGAAGCTGTCCGTAGCCGCGCCTGTACCCACAAACACGGCGAGCACCACAAGCGTGAACGGCATGGCCTTCAGCCCCGTCGCCGCCCTGCCCAGCGTTGGCCGGACCACGGTGTCCCAAGCCAATGCCATGGTCCGGGTGTCCTGTCCGCCGCTCATCCGCCGGTCCCCCACTGGGCTGCGAGGAACTGCAGGGCATCGCCAAACCGCCGGGACGACGTGTCCCACGAGTGCCCGGTGTGCTCCACCTCGTAGGCGCGTACGGTGAATCCGGCGTCCCCGGCAGCGGCCGCCAGGGTCCTGAGGTAGCCCACAAATTCAGTATCGTTCTGCCCGGCCGTCAGGTACAGGCCATGGCCGTCAAAACGCTTGTCCGCCATGATGGCCAGCGGCGTCTGCCGCAGGAACGCCTCGGGGTCGCCCGGGAAGGCGGCGTCGATGGTCTTCTGGCGTTCCTTGGCGATGGCGGGCTCGGCTTCTGCCGAGAACGCCAGGACCTCGGGAAACAGGTCAGGATGGCGGGTTCCCAGCTGGATGGCGCAAGTGCCGCCGAAGGAGAATCCCCCTACCGCCCAGTGCGAATGGTCCGTGTCCACGGCAAGGGTGGAGCCGATCCACCGCGGCACATCCTGCGACAGGTAGGTATCGGCGTGGGCGATCTGGCTGTCCATGCACATGGTGTTGGCGTTCTGCGACCCGTTTGCGTCGGGGACCACCACCACGGGAGCCACGCCGCCATGGGCGGCAGCAAAGGAGTCCATGTGGCCGCGGAGGGCTCCGCCGGTCAGCCAGTCGGCCGGACCGCCGGGCTGGCCGGCAATGAGGACCAACACGGGCAACGCCGGACGGTTCTGTGCAAAGTAGGCCGGAGGAAGGTAGATGAAGGCGTCCCGGGTATCCATGCCGGAGATGGTGCCTGGAATGGCGGCCTTGCGCAGGACTCCCCCGTCCGGGATGTCCCCTTGCGGACGCCAGCCCTGCAGCGCCACGCCGTCGGGCGCTCCTGCCGGCCGGACGAGGTTCTGTTCCAGGGCAGGAATGCGGGCAAGGGCGGTCCCCATCAGGTCGCTCACCGTACGGTTGAGGCCGAAGTAGGCGTTGATTTGCACGCTGGACAGGGCAACCACCAGCAGTGCGGCAGCCAGGCCACCGCCACGACGGCGCCAGGAGTTGCGGGGCAGGAGGAACAGCCAGAGGAGTACCGCGGCCACAGCTGGCACCAGCCACAGAAGGACCGGGTCCGGGATGTTTTCCGGGAAAACGGAATAGAGGTTAATCAGCGCCCAGTGGACGGTGGCCACCAGCGCAAAGGCCACGGCAACGGCGGCAATGACCCGGTAGAGCCAGCGCACCGGTCCGTGGGGCGGCGGTGGCATGAGGAGGAACGCGGCGCCGGCGAGGCCCAGGATCAGCGAGGCCCAGTAGAGGGGGCCGTCGGTCAGCCGGACATCAAGGATCCAGTCCACGCGTCTAACGCCAGGTGCCGATGCCGATGACCGGCCCGGCTTCCAGCCACGACGACAGGCCTGTGTAGGCATCGAACTTCATGGCGAGCCGCAGGTCCTGGCCCTCGTAGCGAAGTTCCACGATGACGACGTCGGGCTGTACCTTGACGGCTTCGGCCTCTGTGGGCTTGCGGCGGCCAAGGAGTTCAAGGGAATGCCGCTTGAACTTGTGTTTTGGGCGGACACTGAGCGAGAGCAGCCGGAACCACTCAAGGTCGTTGTCCTGATAACGACAAACCCCCATCTGCCAGCTGTTTCCAGCCATGCAAATGGAGGCGTCCACCGTGCCGAGGGCACGCCGCAGGTTAAAGCGGCGCACCCCCGAAAGGCACAGTGCAAAAATCAGCAATCCAAAGGCGATTGCCAGTGCGATGAACGAAATACCCGGTGCGTCCATCAAGGTCGTGCTAGCGGATCCCAGCGGTAGCCGAGCCGCCAAGCTGGGCGTTGTCAGCAACGATGACTACCCGGTTGTTGTCGACGGAGAAGAACCCGCCGTCAACATCGACCGAAATACGGTCTCCCGACACCGGCTGGATCGCGAGTTCACCTTCGGCCAGGATCGCCAGCAGGGGCGAGTGGCCGGGCAGGATTCCGATCTCACCATCGCTGGTGCGGGCCTTGACCATCGTGGCCGCTCCGGACCACACGAAGTGGTCCGCTGCGACAATCTCAACCTCAAGCTCAGCCATATTACTTGGTCTGTTCCTGGATCTTGGCCCACTGGCGCTCAACGTCATCGAGGCCGCCGACGTTGAAGAACGCCTGCTCCGCAATGTGGTCGAGCTCGCCGTCGCAGATCGCCGTGAAGCCTTCGACGGTGTCCTTGATGGAGACCGTGGAGCCCTCAACGCCGGTGAACTGCTTGGCGGTGTAGGTGTTCTGCGAGAGGAACTGCTGGATACGGCGTGCACGCGACACGACGATCTTGTCCTCTTCGGAGAGTTCGTCAACGCCGAGGATGGCGATGATGTCCTGGAGTTCCTTGTTCTTCTGCAGGATCTGCTTCACACGGACAGCCGTGTTGTAGTGATCCTTGCCGATGTACTGCGGGTCCAGGATTCGCGACGTGGAGGTCAGCGGATCCACGGCCGGGTACAGGCCACGGGATGCGATTTCACGGGAAAGTTCCGTGGTGGCGTCCAGGTGCGCGAACGTGGTGGCCGGGGCCGGGTCGGTGTAGTCATCTGCGGGAACGTAGATGGCCTGCATCGAGGTGATGGAGTGGCCCTTGGTGGAGGTAATGCGTTCCTGCAGGAGACCCATTTCGTCGGCCAGGTTGGGCTGGTAGCCCACGGCAGACGGCATGCGGCCGAGCAGGGTGGAAACCTCGGAACCTGCCTGCGTGAAGCGGAAGATGTTGTCGATGAACAGCAGCACGTCCTGGTTCTGGACATCGCGGAAGTACTCCGCCATGGTCAGTGCGGACAGTGCAACGCGAAGGCGCGTTCCCGGCGGCTCATCCATCTGGCCGAATACAAGGGCGGTGTCCTTGAGGACGCCTGCCTCTTCCATTTCAACCCAGAGGTCGTTGCCCTCACGGGTACGCTCTCCAACACCGGCGAACACGGAAGTACCACCGAAGTTGCGCGCAACACGGGTGATCATTTCCTGGATCAGAACAGTCTTGCCCACGCCGGCGCCGCCGAACAGGCCGATCTTGCCACCCTTGATGTACGGGGTGAGAAGGTCGATGACCTTGATGCCGGTTTCCAGCATCTCGGTGGAGCCTTCGAGCGAAGCGAAGCTGGGTGCCTTACGGTGGATCGGCCAGCGTTCGCTGATGTCCAGTTCCGACTCGGTAACGTCCAGGGGCTGGCCCAGCACGTTGAAGATGTGGCCCTTGACGCCGTCGCCAACGGGGACGGAGATCGGGGCGCCGGAGTCCACCACTGAGGTGCCGCGGACCAGTCCGTCAGTAGCCTGCAGGGAGATGGCGCGGACGAGGTTGTCACCCAGGTGCTGGGAGGTCTCGAACGTGATGGTCTTGGTCTCACCGTTGAGAGTAATCTCGGTGGTGAGGGCGTTATAGATGGACGGGATTGCGTCAGCCGGGAATTCGACGTCGACAACCGGGCCGATTACGCGCGCAATGCGGCCGGTGGCACCGGACGTTGCGGCTACGTGTTCGGTAGCAGTGGCAGTCATCTCTCTCACTTCACTCAGTAGATGGCGTGGGGTTAAGTTTATCTGTTGTGGTGCAGGTTCCGCGGAAACCGGGTCAGTGCAGGCTAAGACGCAAGAGCGTCGGCACCGGCAACAATCTCGGAGAGCTCCTGCGTGATCTCGGCCTGGCGGGCCGTGTTGCGCAGACGCGTGTACTTCTTGATCAGGTCGGTGGCGTTGTCCCCTGCCGACTTCATCGCGCGCTGGCGTGCGGCCAGTTCGGATGCGGCGGCCTGCAGCATTGCTGCAAACAGGCGTGACTCGATGTAGCGGGGCAGCAACGCGTCGAGGACCTGTTCGGTCTCCGGCTCGAACTCGTACAGCGGCAGAAGCTCCGACTCGGAGGCGGCTTCTTCCTCCACTACCTCAAGCGGCAGCAGGCGGATGACCGTG
It encodes the following:
- a CDS encoding AI-2E family transporter, producing MTDKTDESSQAAGDPRDVGPSPAVPQGPGTAHRKGAAAAALGFLARRLRQPLPGAQPRLRFEMPPEYSQQDQTTEDPDGVTRPQFGAPGPRMSPQHPLYMGFMGTVGVGVALLVYWIGSHTTQLLLWIVAALFIALGLEPVVKWLENRKIPRPAGILMSVSVLIVAVVGFFATLIPTIVQQVTEIVQQAPTWVRDFMNSDLFRTLDDQFGVRDRIADELNKFVNDPNAVGGIAGGVVGFGSTVANGLFGALIVLVLSLYFLAALPAMKKWGYRLAPRSRRHRVEALSDAITKSVGNYVIGQACVALLNATFAFIVMSIVGIPFALLLAFVVALLAFIPLVGAMIAGVVVVLIALTVGWQTAAIYAICYFAYLQFEAYFISPRIMQKAVAVPGAVAVISVIAGGSLLGVLGALIAIPTAAAILLLIKEIYIVRQDQH
- a CDS encoding alpha/beta hydrolase, with product MTFDPASYEFSQAAGPVPIRASTVLPARRENVELQTADGHTLVGELALPESGEVRATLITLHPLPTHGGFMDSHVYRKASYRLPALAGIAVLRFNTRGTGSPRGTSTGAFEEGVGERHDVEAAVRFAVERGLPNRWLVGWSFGTELALMYGATEPVASQVEGAVLLSPPLHRATDKHLQLWAESGKPLTVLVPEHDDFLQPAEAAARFSLVPQAHVLGVDGAKHLWVGEKYAARVLNEIVGRVSATDGNAAALPTEWDGPTATAAS
- the nucS gene encoding endonuclease NucS — encoded protein: MRLVIARCSVDYVGRLKAHLPLATRLLLVKADGSVLVHSDGGSYKPLNWMSPPATLRVTSPEDVDLELGVAEQWTVQSAKTDDRLIINIHEKLSETSHDLGVDPGLIKDGVEADLQRLLADQIETLGTGYSLIRREYFTAIGPVDILARDGDGATVAIELKRRGDIDGVEQLTRYLELLNRDPLLAPVRGIFAAQQIKPQAKVLANDRGIDCVTLDYDAMRGVDDSESRLF
- a CDS encoding cold-shock protein yields the protein MAQGTVKWFNAEKGFGFITPDDSDGDVFVHYSEIQTGGFKTLDENQRVQFEIGQGAKGPQATGVTLV
- a CDS encoding bifunctional lysylphosphatidylglycerol flippase/synthetase MprF; translated protein: MSGGQDTRTMALAWDTVVRPTLGRAATGLKAMPFTLVVLAVFVGTGAATDSFLAGPSEQLLDVAGVSGPGLREGRWWSLFTSLFFATNPTAYVVAALMIIVLLGLAERKLGFRSAAALFLGGQFAAVTLFLLVTQLAAYVGDGWLDTMTDVILIGPYAPVLAAGMAGSARLPVLWQRRLRTAALSISLLLVLYVGHAETVIGLLGALLGLLVGWWIQGDEGRLHRHRSTGREARNLLALMVAVFAVGPILTGITRAPTGPLALLRDVVLNPLPTLGQLAFNCGATVEASCLEAGRAGFAGPFGLALAVVPVVLLLICADGMRRGRRMALNIALAIQLAVTALAAVYLALFALVPSRPQGPHAAPMGSAFAHVLPLVVVPLLLSVILWLNRRQFRVQTLPTARRTLAVLVGGSWGVLAAAYATAWFASGGMSRDGGVLGLFAELARQYVPVPIPQHFHRVFADRNTVEAVLFAYSGPVFWLIALAAVWWALLGGNHGHDSGRQDRARARTLLHQGGGPLSWMALWEPNAYWFSPDGQGAMAYQQHGSVALTLGCAIGPAGSQLAVTEGFLAHCRREALIPALYSCDDSVWPALRERGFSRVSVAQETRLAIRELEFKGKEWQNVRTALNRAAKLGVHAVWGPYSGLPVALRTRLNEVSEEWAAGKSVPEMGFTLGSVDELDDDEVLCCLAVDGEGRVHGFTSWLPVYDDGRLVSRTLDVMRRGADGFPGVMEFLIASAVLELRDSVEVISLSGSPLANDGGAEDTAQGGAKNLVRILDLVGHALEPVYGFRSLAAFKSRFKPEYRALYLYYQDPLQLPAIGRALTRAYLPGLSLPQGARLVRNLV
- a CDS encoding alpha/beta hydrolase is translated as MDWILDVRLTDGPLYWASLILGLAGAAFLLMPPPPHGPVRWLYRVIAAVAVAFALVATVHWALINLYSVFPENIPDPVLLWLVPAVAAVLLWLFLLPRNSWRRRGGGLAAALLVVALSSVQINAYFGLNRTVSDLMGTALARIPALEQNLVRPAGAPDGVALQGWRPQGDIPDGGVLRKAAIPGTISGMDTRDAFIYLPPAYFAQNRPALPVLVLIAGQPGGPADWLTGGALRGHMDSFAAAHGGVAPVVVVPDANGSQNANTMCMDSQIAHADTYLSQDVPRWIGSTLAVDTDHSHWAVGGFSFGGTCAIQLGTRHPDLFPEVLAFSAEAEPAIAKERQKTIDAAFPGDPEAFLRQTPLAIMADKRFDGHGLYLTAGQNDTEFVGYLRTLAAAAGDAGFTVRAYEVEHTGHSWDTSSRRFGDALQFLAAQWGTGG
- a CDS encoding DUF2550 domain-containing protein codes for the protein MDAPGISFIALAIAFGLLIFALCLSGVRRFNLRRALGTVDASICMAGNSWQMGVCRYQDNDLEWFRLLSLSVRPKHKFKRHSLELLGRRKPTEAEAVKVQPDVVIVELRYEGQDLRLAMKFDAYTGLSSWLEAGPVIGIGTWR
- a CDS encoding F0F1 ATP synthase subunit epsilon, giving the protein MAELEVEIVAADHFVWSGAATMVKARTSDGEIGILPGHSPLLAILAEGELAIQPVSGDRISVDVDGGFFSVDNNRVVIVADNAQLGGSATAGIR